Proteins encoded together in one Candidatus Zixiibacteriota bacterium window:
- a CDS encoding M1 family metallopeptidase translates to MLIRVAFLVVFVLASAGFAQPARYDPRHLSSEQIAAEQARRREYYRLESERRELAVKRGLVNQARLLNANQTDYDVKYYGIHVSINFTTESIVAAIDYQIESRVNNLSVVDLDLINQLIVDSVKVNGQTAMRSHVGSVLSITMPVPQPAGQRFSMNVYYHGQPYSGYGYTDGGMGFMNNNGNLVCWTATEPFGSRNWWPCKDTPEDKADSVELWIECPATMTAATNGVMLSNTDLGGGRRLFHWKHRYPITTYLVALSVANFVIDQNTWNYDGHSMPVYSYAFPNAWNYITLFDTLTIPMLNIYSDAFGIYPFVNEKLANVNCGIYGTMEHQTCSFHDPFSFYDPEYLLIHENAHQWWGDMITCKTFHHIWINEGFGTFSEAIFYEGAYGSLQAYLNHMQTLKYMGEGTIYVEDPLTEVIFDGNLSYNKGAWVVHMLRGVLGDSTFFRAIKEWTGGPFRYGSATTEDLSASISASVGRDMSWFFNEWIYGNGHPSYEYSWQCSPDPGGGYNLDLCIEQVQQLYPLFQMPVRLHLNTTAGARDTSVFNQWWEQVYRIHLTDSVTAVQFDPQQWILRDAVQVPFTMHAVTTVCPDAEFGVPYYLKFEAVGGVEPYHWNLWGGDLPYGMQFDGDTVGVLSG, encoded by the coding sequence ATGCTAATCAGAGTCGCTTTCCTTGTTGTCTTCGTCCTGGCGTCCGCCGGCTTCGCTCAGCCGGCTCGCTACGATCCCCGTCACCTGAGCTCAGAGCAGATCGCTGCCGAACAAGCCCGCCGCCGGGAGTACTATCGCCTCGAAAGCGAGCGCCGTGAACTGGCCGTCAAACGCGGCCTTGTCAATCAAGCGCGCCTGCTCAATGCAAATCAAACCGATTACGATGTCAAGTACTACGGCATCCACGTCAGCATCAATTTCACCACCGAGTCGATCGTTGCCGCGATCGACTATCAGATCGAGTCGCGGGTCAACAACCTATCCGTTGTCGACCTCGACCTGATCAATCAGCTGATCGTCGATTCCGTCAAGGTCAATGGTCAGACGGCAATGCGCAGCCATGTCGGCTCCGTTCTCAGCATCACGATGCCGGTACCGCAACCGGCCGGGCAGAGATTCTCCATGAACGTCTACTACCATGGCCAACCCTATTCTGGCTATGGCTACACCGATGGCGGTATGGGCTTCATGAACAATAACGGTAATCTCGTCTGCTGGACCGCCACCGAACCCTTTGGCTCCCGCAACTGGTGGCCGTGCAAGGACACTCCCGAAGATAAAGCTGATTCCGTCGAGCTCTGGATCGAATGTCCTGCCACCATGACGGCCGCCACCAACGGCGTCATGCTGTCCAACACCGATCTCGGCGGTGGCCGGCGCCTCTTTCACTGGAAACATCGTTACCCGATCACGACCTACCTGGTGGCACTGTCGGTAGCCAACTTCGTCATCGATCAGAACACTTGGAACTACGATGGTCATTCCATGCCGGTCTATAGCTACGCCTTCCCCAACGCCTGGAATTACATCACCCTGTTCGATACGCTGACGATACCGATGCTCAACATCTACAGCGACGCCTTCGGCATCTACCCCTTTGTCAATGAGAAACTCGCGAACGTCAACTGCGGCATCTACGGCACCATGGAGCACCAGACCTGCTCGTTCCACGACCCGTTTTCCTTTTACGATCCCGAATACCTGCTGATTCACGAGAACGCGCATCAGTGGTGGGGCGACATGATCACCTGCAAGACCTTCCATCATATTTGGATCAACGAGGGTTTCGGAACTTTTTCCGAAGCGATCTTCTACGAAGGCGCTTACGGCAGCTTGCAGGCATACCTCAATCACATGCAAACGCTGAAGTACATGGGTGAGGGTACAATCTATGTCGAAGATCCGCTGACTGAAGTCATCTTCGATGGCAACCTATCGTACAACAAGGGCGCCTGGGTTGTGCACATGCTGCGCGGTGTCCTCGGTGATTCCACCTTCTTCCGCGCGATCAAGGAATGGACCGGCGGACCATTCCGCTACGGCTCCGCCACGACGGAGGATCTCTCCGCGTCAATCTCTGCCAGTGTCGGCCGCGACATGAGCTGGTTCTTCAATGAGTGGATTTACGGCAACGGCCACCCCAGCTATGAATACTCCTGGCAGTGCTCCCCCGACCCCGGCGGCGGTTACAATCTGGATCTCTGCATCGAACAGGTTCAGCAGCTCTATCCGCTCTTCCAGATGCCGGTTCGGCTGCACCTGAATACCACCGCCGGCGCCCGCGATACGTCGGTCTTCAACCAATGGTGGGAGCAGGTCTATCGCATCCACTTGACCGATTCGGTGACCGCCGTGCAATTTGACCCGCAACAGTGGATTCTTCGCGATGCCGTCCAGGTGCCGTTTACGATGCACGCCGTCACCACCGTCTGTCCCGATGCCGAATTCGGCGTGCCGTACTATCTCAAATTCGAGGCGGTCGGCGGCGTCGAGCCGTATCACTGGAATCTCTGGGGCGGCGATCTGCCCTACGGCATGCAGTTTGACGGCGACACCGTCGGCGTGCTGTCGGG